The sequence TTTGCAGGTGTGGCAAGAACAGTGGAGAGGGGTATGCAAATAGATAATGTCTGGAAAACTCTGCTAGAACATACGTTCAAAGTGGCTGGGCTGCCTCAGGGAGCGGTTTGGACCCCTCAAAGAGGGGCCTACCTGAGTTGGGCATTTTAGATGGAGAAACACACAAAGAGATGGGGCGGTGGTGCAGCATGACGGGAGTCTATCTGTGCACCTTGACTCCCAGGAGGAGAAACCAGGGGTGGTCAGCAGATCAGTGCTCATCAGAAGGTTAGAACTGCTGCAAACAGAGACAGAGGTATCCAGGTGGCAGGGTCCCAGGCCCCCATCAACATCTCTTCCTGCTAGAGACCCCATCCTGAGGGTCCAAAACCAGAATTAgcctggggagagagaaggaaagggttaTGCCCCGATTGCAGGACTCTGGGGTCTTTAGAAACTTGGATCCTCTCTCCACCCCATCAGCCCAGccctcggggtggggggcactgaggCAGAGTGGCCAAGCCTCCTTCACAAGGGCCAATGAAGCTCAGAGCCGTTGTGAGATCAGCAAGAGAACGGAGGATTGCCAGTTCCTCCAGGTCCCAAAGGGTCCTAACAggaccccttccctcccccacatccACTTCCCAGGTCTGATGTAGGcagccccaggctcctgggaaggTAAGTGTCCCATTAGACTTATTGGCCTGGAAGGACCATCTAATGCTGGGGCTAAGAGAGGGAGCGAAACCGGCCTAGGTGCAGAGGAACGTACCTTGGACGGGGTTGCGACAGTCTCGGCCACAGGCCCCGAGGCAGCACCGACTGGAGCCCCTGCAGTCTGAGTCCTTGTTACACAGGTGCTGTATGGGGCTGAGGCAGCGCAGGCGGTCCTCCGGGCAGTTGCCCCGCTTCACTGCAACAAAGAGGTTGGTAAGCCCTGCCCTGTGCCCAGCCCCGGGGCTTGGGCACCGAGCAGGGCGGGGAAGGACACTCACCGGAGACCATGGGGACACACTGGCGGAAGCATGCTTTGTAGCAACACTTCATCCTTGAGGGACACTGGCTATCATCCATGCAGTGGTCAGGCACCGAGAGGGGACAGGGTCCATCGTCCGGTGGGCAGCCCCCAAATTTCTCTGCAAGAGAACCCCCAAGTCTTGTAGCTGGAGGCAGCTCCGAGTCATGTAGTAAGCACCGAGCTGGGAATCACGAGATCCAAATTCTCTATTCCTTATTTCTTGCCTGTCCTTTGGCAagcttttgtgttgttttgttttttgtttttgcggGAGTGAGGGGAGTAGACTtgcttttatttgtataataagtataattgtataattttattgtataattgtataattttatttgtataataagTATAATTGATGTAACTtgtgagtttcaggtgtacaacaaaatgatttgatatttgtatatattatgaaatgatcactgCAGCAGGTCTAGCTAGCGTCTGTCCCCATGCAGAGTTAGAAACTTTTTcctatgatgagaacttttaagattttctctcttagcaactttcagatatgcACTGTAGTAAATTACCTATAGTCACCATGCCGCCCATTACCTCCCCACGACTTGTTtctcttataactggaagtttgtacctttgactcTCTTCCTCGCCTCCCCTACCTCCTACCCATGCCCTTTTGCAAAGACCAGTCTGTTCTCTAAAAGcttggttttgtgtgtttgtttgttggttttgatttcttggttccaatgtgagatcatacagcatttgtctttgtctgCCTCATCTGTCGCCTCCATCTTCAAGGTccgtccacatcattgcaaatagttGGCAAATTtttcggttttgttttttggacggcaagcctcagttttctgtcTGTGGAATGGGAGGCTGGACTCCTTGCTCCCAGGGGCTGCTTTGAGACTCAGATGACATGAGGGATGGCGACAAATGAAGTCCGACACCGGCATCTGGGTCAACAAGGTCATGCCTGGCCCAGGGCTGCCCACCTCCTTGTGTTCGTCCTCAACACCTTTTCCATCCCGGACTCCTGCTCTCCCAGCGGCTTCTCTTGGAGGGGTCTTCTTTGGCGGGTGCTCTGCACGGTCCTCTCTCCTCTAGTGGAAACACGGCATCCTTGGGAGACCCTCTTTCtctgacccccgccccccagactAATTAGGTCAGCACGCTGTACTCTTTCTTTCAGAGTCTGTGACTCTGCATCTATCTGTCTGCTTCTGTCCCTTGGCCGGAGGCTACGAGAATAGATCCTGTTCCTGCTTCTCTCACCATCAGACCGAGGTACGGTCTTTGATGCAGACCACCAGCAGCTCAGCAACTGTTAGAAAGGAAGGATTTTCAAGTGTCTCCCAGCATCGTCAGCTGTCATCAGGCTGCCACACTGTCACACGGCCAGCCGTTATTGGGCACACCTTGTACTGTGTGCTTGCCCTGCTGCACGTGGCCTTGTGTCAGGGATCCTTACGAACTTGGTCTTTGAGGCCTTTGAACTTGGTTCTCTGACAGTTCTAGAATGCTCTGTCCCAGAGCTGATCGAGCCATTTTTCTTGTTAGGATGTTGGGCCACTTCATTCAAGCAGAAGGCTTGAATCAGTATCTTCTTCCACTCAGAGGAGAAAGTTGGAAGGGCAGTGATTGTCCAGACCCACAGGGGCCTGAGCTAGGACTTTGAGTCCTCTGGCCTCTTACCCCTCTGCTCCGGCCACCACTGAGTCCTGGGGAGGATGGAGGCTGGTCCCAGGCCTTCACTTTAGCATCTGAGAAAAGGTTCAAAAGCCTCCAACAGCAGCTGCAGCCAGTGCCATGGCTGTACCTTgcatctcccttcccctcccagcccTGTCCACGCGCACAGGGGACACCTTGCTCACACAGCAAGTGCTCAAAACCCGCTTCACTCATTCCATCGGGTTGTCTTACCCTGAATTGTGCCCCCTGCTGGAGAAAAGGCAGCTAGTCTGTGAGGGCGCCCCCTACTCCGAaaagcccctcctccccagctgggAGTTGGTGAGACCCCAGGAGGCTCTGAGGTCCAGGGGGGTAGCCCTGGCCAGAAGAGCTCAGGCCTCGAGGAGTGAGCCGAGAGGAGTGGCCTGAAGTCTAAGAGGATCTCCCTGTGGGCTGGGGACCTGGTCATGCAGCTGGGACAGCTCCTTGGGAGGAGGGGCCGGGAGCTGAGCCTTGAGGACTagacagacaggaagagagagtcaGAACTGGCATTTCAAGtagctcagttttctcagctgcaaaatggggataaaaatagtcCCAATCTCTCAGCATCTCAGTGAGGAGCCACATGCATCACAGCCAGCAGGGGTCTGGCCCTGGAACTCACCAGCATCCTTCCCTCCTCACCAGggcctgagctctctgctccccaaACCAGCTGGCGCCCCAGGGAGAGAGGCCAGCCTCGGAGGAAGGCACCAGTTAGGCtagagggagcagagaggaagtCAGGAGCTGCTCCCCAGCACAGTGGAGGAGGGAACCTGTCACCATTACTGTCGTCTTCCCCCAAGGGAGGGCCAGGGAGGCACGGGTGTATGTAGGTCATGGCGTTCCAGTCCCAGAAAAGCAGGAAGCGGAGGCCTTCCCCAGGTGGGGAGGCACCTGTCCAGCCTCGCCGGCAGCTCCAACGTTCCCCACCCGTCAACCGGTCAGGCCCAGCCTTCTCGAGGAGGCTTGGGAGAAGAGAGGTAAGGGTAGAGCTTCCTCCCAAAGATCCCAGAAACCACAGCCCTACCTAGTCTGGGAGTCCCTCACGCCACCGATTGGCCTCTGGGGCCCGGGAAGGACCTGAGAAAGTTGGAAACAAGATGGGCAAAGGCCAGGCCAGGCACAGCCTCGGTAGCAACAGAAGATGACAGAGAGGGTCATCGCGCTGCCATGCGGGCCCACGGATCCTAATAATCCATGGAGACAAGGAGGGAAGAACAGGTATGGACAGGTTTGCTCCCAGCTCCCCcagagacacaaagaaacaggCGTGTGAACAGACACACACAATCCCACACTCAGATATGTAGACGAGACCGTGACCTTGGCAGGAAGACCTTCACAGCTGCAGACGGAGCAGGCCGGCAGCACAGAGATGTACCCACAAACACCAGCTGCTGGGAGCATCCAGAAGCTGGCATCCCCAGCTACACACACAGACGTCACACTGCactgcctcccccaaccctcactCTTCCCAGAGAGTAAGAACTACCCGGTCTCCGGAGCAGAGGAAGCCACCCACACTCACCTCCCTTCTTCCTGGCGGAGGCAGCAGGCAGCTGGCTCCCCAAAGCCAGGAGGCCCACCAGGAGGAGAAGGCTCCAGGCCCTCATGTTTCTGCTGCAGGCACTTAATAAGGCCAGGGGCCCGGGGCGCCCTAAATTGACCCCTGCAGCTCCAGGGAGGCCAGAGCAGCTGAgtcaggggaggaaggagaggaggtggATGGTGTGGTTCTTGTTTGCCCCgtcctggccccgccccctgtCCACGAGCCTCAGGGCAAGGGTGCTTGTGCAAGAGCTGAACATgggtgggtgggagcaggggcTGCGTGTTGGGgtccaggatccagtcctgcctGCTGGACTTGGACTCTGATCTCCAATAAGCCGGCTCCCTCTCCGGGCCTCAGTGTTTCTCATCTGGATAAAGAATGAAGGTTGTTGAGGCAGGAGATCACTGTCCTGGCTCTCTCAGGTCTTGCCGCCCCAGCGGGGTGGCAGTGTTCTGGATGCCGACGAGGAATTAGGGTTAAGGTCAGAGCTCCCTGCTGGAGAATGTGGGCTGGGGCAGGTGCAGTGAGTGAGGCCAGCTCTGGTCTCTCCTCCTGGGCTTCTGTGGAGAGGAAAGAGACCTTCCTGCCACTGGTGAATCACATCCAGCGGCATCTGGTAGAACCGCCCTCTGCCTGGGactggctcagggctcagggtGGTTGTTTGTTTGGCTGAGGTGACTGGTCGCAGCAGATGTAGGCGGCTTCTGGGACCCCTTCCCTGGCCCTAGGAGATCCTGAGCAAGAAAGCATCACCACCAAGGACAGCACCTTAGATATCAAATCATTTGGCTTCTGCATTTGGTGGAAGAAGCCCTGCGGCTCAGGGTCTTCTGGGGCCCCAGGCAGAGGACCCCACAGAACCATAGTACCTTCCCATGACTTGGGGAGGTCAAGATCATCCTTGCCACCCTCCCACTTGAAAGATGGGGGAACAGTAGGTCAGAGATGGGAGGGAACTGGTTCACGGACCCACAGTTGATTCCTAGCTTCTGTTAGGTGGGACTTCTGTCATTGCCTGCCCGTGGTCCCCATCAGTTACTGGGCCTTGGAAGCCAGGCCTTACTTCATCTGACCCTAAACAAGGACGAGGTTATTCCATTCCAGGACAACCCTCACAGCCGGGAAATTTGTCACTGGGTTTAACTAGAACCCCTTGTGCTATCTCCAAAGCTCTCAGGAAAACAGAGACCTTATGTTCTATGATCTGATGTTTCTTTTGGaataaaaggagaatttttatgAGGCTGTTCCCCCCATTACAAACTACACATGTATATTGAATAAATGCTTTTTCAATTAAGACGATTTTGTAGACATTTTCCTGTGTCCTCTaatatcatcatttttaatgattacatGGTATTTTGTAGGACTGATATGCTAACACATAGTTGTCTATGGTGAAAcacaggtttcctttttttttttttcctcactcaaATAAAGCTGTGGCAACAATCTTCGTATGTACATTTTGGGTCATATCTCTATTTTCTTAGGGTAAATTTGTCAAAATAGAAATGCTAGGTCAGTCAaaaggtacaagcttccagtcataaaataaagaagtcctGGGGTTGTAACagacagcatggtgactacagttataACACTGTATTGCGTATTTGAAAGTAGCTCAGAAAATAgatctttaaagttctcatcacaagaaaaagtttatatgtgatgatggatgttaaccagACTTACTTTggtgggaaaatataaatatcaaattactATGTGTACACTGGAAaccaatataatgttatatgtcaagtaTATTTCAATAAGAAACCTCAAAACTAAAGACCAgtgtttaaaaaccaaaacagggGTATATGCCTGTCTCAGtgggtagagcacgtgactctagatcttggggttgtgggttcaagtcccacgttaggtggagagattacataaaaataaaatctaatctacCTCTTCAGTTGTCCCTGACACAAGGGTTCCATTCTTCCAAATGAAcctaataatcttttttttaaagttacaggaACAAATGTGTTGCTTTTTGTTAGACATTTTaccataaaaattttcaaaactacACAAAAGAACAGTAAGTACTTTTATGAAGCCTTGTCTTCCCATCACGCAGATTCAACAATGAACATTTTTCCCCCAGCTTTGGTGAGACATAATGGACCCATAGCTCTGTGTAAGCTTGAGGTGCCCAATGTGGGTGATGTGATACATCACGATATGCGGTACTTGTTGCAAAAGGCTTCCCAGGAAAAGATTAGTTAACACATCCTCTACTTCACCCAATTACAATTCTGTGGTTGTTATGGTGTGaacattaaattttacttttttttgtatttataggaGATGATGGTGTTAACTTACTGTGGTCAACATTTCATGTTCTATGTAAGTCAAATCATTGTGCCATAAGCTTAAACTTCTATTGTGCTGCTTGTCAGTTGTATCTCACTAGAACTgcggcggcggggggtgggggggagggaaaagTGAGGAGAATtcagcaaggaaaaagaaaagctctactctcttagcaacttccaagtaTAGAATACAGGTATTGAGAGCTGTTGTCATTACATTACTCCCTGGAACGTAGTCATCTGATAAGTGGAAGACCCAACAATTAACATTCTCCGACACTTCCTTCCTGAATACCCAGCACCCCTTTCCTGGCTggtgtattttaaagtaaatccaatgcgatgggcgcctgggtggctcgttggttgagcctctgcctggtgatttcagttcaggtcatgatctcatagattgtggggtcaagcccctcatggggctcttcGCTCATTTGGGAATATGCTGGAGATTTTTCTtctgtgcatgtgcacatattagcattctatctctctcactcattaaaaaacaaacaaacaaaaaacctttaaagtAAATCCAGCACATCTCACATTTTACCCTTA comes from Mustela nigripes isolate SB6536 chromosome 7, MUSNIG.SB6536, whole genome shotgun sequence and encodes:
- the WFDC5 gene encoding WAP four-disulfide core domain protein 5, with the protein product MRAWSLLLLVGLLALGSQLPAASARKKGEKFGGCPPDDGPCPLSVPDHCMDDSQCPSRMKCCYKACFRQCVPMVSVKRGNCPEDRLRCLSPIQHLCNKDSDCRGSSRCCLGACGRDCRNPVQAIDVASAAGDRGRQGRTGRRGLRQQRRSAGQQEQRRARPPSGPSGLRGFAFRTDAPGGEGPRRREPCGAAKFWGRSCWFIR